Proteins encoded in a region of the Triticum dicoccoides isolate Atlit2015 ecotype Zavitan chromosome 3A, WEW_v2.0, whole genome shotgun sequence genome:
- the LOC119270652 gene encoding probable Histone-lysine N-methyltransferase ATXR5, whose product MRRARPVDAPPPLARARHVMALCEACGAGDRDEELLLCDICDRGRHTFCLRPILPAVPLGSWLCPDCAPTSIIRFPLKQSKIVDFFRIEKGAEGGAVRPAKCGLSQDAKRRKRRSLVMHKKKRRLLPFVPTEDRVRRLEQMASAATALTSSKMEFSNELTYVPSMAPMSANQAKLEEGGMQVLTKEDKETIELCRSMLKRGECPPLLVVFDSHEGFTVQADAYIKDLTFLTEYTGDVDYLKNRENDGCDSIMTLLSPADPSQKLVICPDKRGNIARFINGINNHTPDGKKKQNVKCVRYDIDGECHVLLVACRDIARGEKLYYDYNGHEYAYPTHHFV is encoded by the exons ATGCGCCGGGCGCGCCCCGTCgacgcgccgccgcccctcgcccgcGCCCGCCACGTGATGGCCCTCTGCGAGGCGTGCGGCGCCGGGGACCGCGACGAGGAGCTGCTGCTCTGCGACATCTGCGACCGCGGCCGCCACACCTTCTGCCTCCGCCCCATCCTCCCCGCCGTCCCGCTCGGCTCCTGGCTCTGCCCCGACTGCGCCCCGACCTCCATCATCC GTTTCCCGTTGAAGCAGAGCaagatcgtcgatttcttccggatCGAGAAGGGCGCGGAGGGCGGCGCCGTCCGGCCGGCAAAGTGCGGGCTTTCTCAGG ATGCTAAGAGGCGAAAGAGGCGATCTCTTGTTATGCACAAGAAGAAGAGGAGGCTACTGCCATTTGTGCCCACTGAAGATAGAGTTCGAAGGCTTGAACAGATGGCTTCTGCAGCCACTGCATTGACATCTTCGAAAATGGAGTTCAGCAATGAGCTGACTTATGTGCCGAGTATGGCCCCTATGTCTGCCAATCAAGCAAAACTGGAGGAAGGTGGTATGCAG GTTCTTACAAAAGAGGACAAAGAAACCATCGAACTCTGCAGAAGCATGTTGAAAAGAGGAGAATGCCCTCCACTTCTGGTGGTTTTTGATTCCCATGAGGG TTTCACTGTGCAGGCTGATGCATATATTAAGGATCTCACATTCTTAACTGAATACACTGGCGATGTTGATTATTTAAAGAACAGGGAAAATGATGGCTGTGATAGTATAATGACCCTTCTATCACCAGCGGATCCTTCCCAGAAGCTTGTCATCTGCCCTGACAAACGTGGAAACATAGCCCGCTTTATTAATGGCATTAACAACCACACTCC TGATGGAAAGAAAAAGCAGAACGTCAAGTGTGTGAGGTACGACATCGACGGCGAGTGCCATGTCTTGCTGGTCGCCTGCCGTGATATAGCTCGTGGTGAGAAGCTGTACTATGACTACAACGGGCATGAGTATGCGTACCCAACGCATCATTTCGTCTAA